A part of Maridesulfovibrio hydrothermalis AM13 = DSM 14728 genomic DNA contains:
- a CDS encoding N-acetyltransferase, producing MAKIRKAMMKDAKDIHLIIKERTRDAMVLPRPLNSIYSHLRDFFVAESDDGKIIGCCALAISWDFLAEVRSLVVVPEARGARLGARMVQASIQEARDLGVREVFVLTNIESFFDKLGFAETDKNILPQKIWADCINCPQFPDCDEVPMIMKL from the coding sequence ATGGCGAAGATTAGAAAGGCGATGATGAAGGATGCAAAAGATATTCATCTCATCATCAAAGAGAGAACAAGGGATGCAATGGTTCTGCCGCGTCCGCTTAACTCTATTTACAGTCATTTGCGTGATTTTTTTGTTGCCGAATCGGATGACGGGAAAATTATAGGCTGTTGCGCACTTGCCATAAGTTGGGATTTTCTGGCAGAAGTCCGTTCTCTGGTTGTTGTTCCTGAAGCGCGCGGAGCCAGACTGGGAGCCAGAATGGTTCAGGCCAGTATTCAGGAAGCACGTGATCTGGGCGTGCGTGAAGTATTTGTACTTACCAATATTGAGAGCTTTTTTGACAAATTGGGATTTGCGGAGACTGATAAAAATATTCTGCCCCAGAAAATCTGGGCGGACTGTATAAACTGTCCTCAGTTTCCTGATTGCGATGAAGTTCCCATGATTATGAAACTTTAA
- a CDS encoding glycosyltransferase family 2 protein translates to MKTAVLIPCLNEEEAITNVVRDFAAQLPGADIYVYDNGSTDRTIEVARAAGAIVSYESRKGKGNVVSRMFADIDADIYVLVDGDDTYDATAAPEMVEKLLNENLDMVVGIRDHKDEDEAYRSGHQTGNAVFNKFLGVIFEKTFTDIFSGYRIFSKRFVKTFPCLSRGFEIEMEMSIHSIAARLPVAEVVTTYGKRPEGSHSKLNTYRDGMRILMTMVHLFRHISPLKFYAGVAGLLALFSFCLGLPVITEWMQTGLVPKLPTAVLAASVGIISCLFFAIGIILNSVSRGHMEMRRLVYLNFPSMAACRRDECENVEKE, encoded by the coding sequence ATGAAAACAGCAGTATTAATACCCTGTCTCAATGAAGAAGAGGCTATCACAAATGTTGTGCGGGATTTTGCCGCACAGCTGCCCGGTGCTGATATATATGTTTATGATAACGGTTCAACTGACAGAACCATAGAAGTTGCCAGAGCCGCCGGTGCAATTGTTTCCTATGAGTCTCGTAAAGGCAAAGGAAACGTGGTCAGCCGTATGTTTGCTGATATTGATGCAGATATTTATGTACTGGTGGACGGGGATGACACTTATGATGCCACAGCTGCCCCGGAAATGGTCGAGAAGCTCTTAAATGAAAATCTGGACATGGTTGTGGGTATACGTGACCATAAAGATGAAGATGAAGCCTATCGGTCCGGGCATCAGACGGGCAATGCTGTATTCAATAAATTTCTGGGTGTCATTTTTGAGAAAACATTTACCGATATTTTTTCCGGCTACCGGATTTTTTCAAAGCGGTTTGTAAAGACTTTCCCCTGTCTGAGCCGCGGTTTTGAGATCGAGATGGAAATGAGCATTCATTCCATCGCCGCCCGTCTTCCTGTTGCCGAGGTAGTCACTACTTATGGCAAGAGGCCCGAGGGAAGTCACAGTAAGCTCAATACCTATCGTGATGGAATGCGTATCCTTATGACTATGGTTCATCTGTTCAGGCACATTTCCCCTCTAAAGTTCTATGCCGGTGTTGCCGGACTTTTGGCTTTGTTCTCTTTTTGTCTCGGTCTTCCGGTTATCACCGAATGGATGCAGACCGGACTTGTGCCCAAGCTGCCTACTGCTGTTCTTGCGGCATCTGTCGGGATAATTTCCTGCCTTTTCTTTGCCATCGGGATTATCCTGAACAGTGTCAGCAGGGGGCATATGGAAATGCGCAGACTTGTGTATCTGAATTTTCCCTCCATGGCTGCGTGCAGACGGGATGAATGTGAAAATGTTGAAAAGGAGTAG
- a CDS encoding glycosyltransferase family 9 protein has translation MKDISAIKPKRILVCQLRQIGDVVLSTPSVALLHKKFPDAEIHVLTEGKCAQVFDNNPAVSHVWSIVKKELGNPFKALAFYRKVGRSGYDLVVDFQQLPRCRWVMLFCDAPVKLSYNPPWYNRFLYTNWPEHIPGGYAAKYKAGVLKPLGIEWNGERPEIYISDTEREEAQSCLKSLGVTDNEPLITVDPSHRRHTRRWPAEHYGKLLQLISSERPEFKFFLLYGPGEKDVVLKVKEVSGLGDKCVMLEKSGSLRLMAALIERAVLHLGNCSAPRHFAVGVGTPSITPPGSSSSAWTFPSPEHEEVVPDLDCQPCGSESCARGDLACLQNLTPEEVLLRVLDKV, from the coding sequence GTGAAAGATATATCCGCTATCAAACCAAAACGGATTCTGGTCTGTCAGCTTCGTCAGATCGGCGATGTTGTTCTATCCACGCCCTCGGTGGCTCTTCTTCATAAAAAATTTCCTGATGCTGAAATTCATGTGCTGACCGAAGGCAAGTGTGCTCAGGTTTTTGATAATAATCCAGCTGTCAGCCATGTCTGGTCTATTGTGAAAAAAGAGCTTGGTAATCCATTTAAGGCTCTGGCTTTTTATCGTAAAGTCGGTCGCTCCGGCTATGACCTTGTCGTTGATTTTCAGCAGTTGCCCCGTTGTCGCTGGGTGATGCTGTTTTGCGATGCACCCGTTAAACTTTCCTATAATCCGCCGTGGTATAATCGCTTTCTGTATACCAACTGGCCGGAGCATATCCCCGGGGGATACGCTGCTAAATATAAAGCTGGAGTGCTAAAGCCGCTAGGCATTGAGTGGAACGGCGAGCGGCCAGAGATTTATATCAGCGATACAGAACGTGAAGAAGCGCAAAGTTGCCTGAAGTCGCTTGGAGTTACGGATAATGAACCGTTGATTACGGTCGATCCCTCTCACCGCAGACATACCCGCAGATGGCCTGCGGAGCATTATGGAAAGCTTTTACAGCTGATCTCCAGCGAGCGGCCGGAGTTTAAATTTTTCCTTCTTTACGGTCCGGGCGAAAAAGATGTCGTCCTGAAAGTCAAAGAGGTTTCGGGGCTGGGCGATAAGTGTGTGATGCTCGAAAAATCAGGTTCATTGAGACTTATGGCCGCACTTATTGAAAGAGCGGTGCTGCATCTCGGCAATTGTTCTGCTCCCCGTCATTTTGCGGTCGGTGTGGGAACACCCAGTATTACGCCGCCCGGTTCCTCCAGCAGTGCCTGGACATTTCCGTCACCAGAGCATGAAGAGGTTGTGCCTGATCTGGACTGCCAGCCCTGCGGCAGTGAAAGCTGTGCAAGGGGAGACTTGGCCTGTTTGCAGAATTTGACGCCTGAAGAGGTGCTTTTGAGGGTTTTAGATAAAGTGTAA
- a CDS encoding DUF3426 domain-containing protein, producing MIITCSNCETKFNLPESKIPAGGAKVKCSKCGNIFKVTPPVQEPEDEVASMLEEEQAPPVPKPKPKPESKPAPAAVPEPESKPAPEPEPESKPKSKPAPAPEPEPEAEKSLPDDDDLFAEAADELGGDLDDELFGETGGEESSAPSGGSDDLEDDLFGSDDTSEDADLGADLFEDDDFADKPASAAAPEDSAKEDDFDIDDELFGDDDDESATGSEEPAAAAEEDDPFDDELFGDDDDKAESEDFSEDELFGDDDATADSGDDFEEDEDFEEENFDEDDDLDLDDGEIAGFDLDEDLDTQPDKKKGKGMIITLVLLLFFGCGAGAAWYFKVWESLPFDIPFISSNDAGNSDANEPPSKRFSKFSFKDLRQFYVNNDKAGQLFIIEGKVVNNFSQPKELIEVEAQLFDDKSQVLDSKRLLCGNTLSLFQLEVQSREEIEAGLASKVGILSNNTLLKPGMDTPFMVVFFKPSPAVKEYVINVIEAKNPPKK from the coding sequence ATGATTATTACGTGTTCCAACTGTGAGACCAAGTTCAATTTACCGGAGAGTAAAATTCCGGCTGGCGGAGCAAAAGTAAAGTGTTCCAAATGCGGAAATATTTTTAAGGTAACGCCTCCCGTTCAGGAGCCGGAGGACGAAGTTGCGTCCATGCTCGAAGAAGAGCAGGCTCCACCTGTGCCTAAACCTAAGCCTAAGCCTGAATCTAAGCCAGCTCCGGCAGCAGTCCCTGAGCCTGAGTCTAAACCTGCTCCGGAACCAGAGCCTGAATCTAAGCCGAAGTCTAAACCTGCTCCAGCTCCGGAGCCTGAGCCTGAAGCAGAAAAGTCGCTTCCTGATGACGATGATCTTTTTGCTGAAGCCGCCGACGAGCTTGGGGGAGACCTTGATGATGAGCTTTTCGGTGAGACCGGCGGGGAAGAATCGTCAGCTCCATCTGGTGGGAGCGATGATCTGGAAGACGATCTTTTCGGTTCAGATGATACTTCTGAGGATGCAGATCTTGGCGCAGATCTTTTTGAGGATGATGACTTTGCAGATAAGCCTGCAAGCGCAGCCGCTCCTGAAGATTCTGCAAAAGAAGATGATTTCGATATAGATGACGAACTGTTCGGCGATGACGATGATGAATCTGCAACTGGTTCAGAAGAGCCTGCTGCCGCCGCTGAGGAAGACGATCCTTTTGATGATGAACTGTTCGGTGATGACGATGATAAAGCCGAAAGTGAGGATTTCTCGGAGGATGAACTTTTCGGAGATGACGACGCAACTGCGGACAGTGGTGACGACTTTGAAGAGGACGAAGATTTTGAAGAAGAGAATTTTGATGAAGATGACGATCTTGATCTTGATGACGGCGAAATAGCCGGATTTGATCTCGACGAAGATCTTGATACCCAGCCGGATAAGAAGAAGGGTAAAGGGATGATCATTACTCTCGTTCTTCTGCTTTTCTTTGGTTGCGGAGCCGGAGCAGCGTGGTATTTCAAGGTATGGGAAAGCCTGCCTTTTGATATTCCGTTCATTTCGTCCAATGATGCCGGAAATTCCGATGCAAATGAGCCTCCTTCAAAACGTTTCAGCAAGTTTTCTTTTAAGGATCTGCGTCAGTTCTATGTGAACAACGATAAGGCCGGGCAGCTTTTCATCATTGAAGGTAAAGTTGTCAACAATTTCAGCCAGCCTAAAGAGCTGATTGAAGTTGAGGCACAGCTTTTTGATGATAAGAGTCAAGTGCTTGATTCTAAACGACTGCTTTGCGGAAACACGCTTTCCCTCTTTCAGCTCGAAGTGCAGTCCCGTGAAGAGATCGAAGCAGGCTTAGCCTCAAAAGTAGGCATACTCTCCAACAACACGCTGCTCAAGCCGGGGATGGATACTCCTTTTATGGTCGTATTTTTCAAGCCTTCACCAGCGGTTAAAGAGTACGTCATAAACGTCATAGAGGCCAAGAATCCTCCTAAAAAATAG
- the hpt gene encoding hypoxanthine phosphoribosyltransferase codes for MGHSLKEVFSKEIIAGRIEELGKQISKTYGEEPLICVCVLKGAYLFFADITRALSSDPEIDFVRLSSYGSGTSRTGNMNFSKDLEVSIADKHVLIIEDIVDTGHSVEFLKHVFMKRNPLSVKTCALIDKRERREIDLEVEFPGFVLESGFLVGYGMDYAEKYRYLSAVYELENV; via the coding sequence ATGGGCCATAGCCTCAAAGAAGTGTTTTCTAAAGAAATAATTGCTGGAAGAATTGAAGAATTAGGTAAACAGATCTCTAAAACATATGGCGAAGAGCCTCTTATATGTGTATGCGTACTTAAAGGAGCGTACCTTTTCTTTGCCGATATTACCCGTGCTTTAAGTTCTGATCCTGAAATTGATTTTGTGCGTCTCTCAAGCTACGGCAGCGGCACCAGCAGAACAGGAAACATGAACTTTTCTAAAGATTTGGAAGTTTCCATTGCCGACAAGCATGTTCTTATTATAGAAGATATTGTTGATACTGGACATTCTGTTGAGTTTCTTAAGCATGTATTTATGAAGCGTAATCCTTTAAGTGTGAAAACTTGCGCTCTGATTGATAAAAGAGAGCGTCGGGAAATTGATTTAGAAGTGGAATTTCCCGGTTTTGTGCTTGAGAGCGGCTTTCTTGTAGGATACGGAATGGACTATGCTGAAAAATACAGGTATTTAAGTGCTGTCTATGAACTGGAAAATGTCTAG
- a CDS encoding TlpA family protein disulfide reductase, with protein sequence MKFFNKTSVIMALMLLFVVGCNKAETAQKGVENINAQAVQDLISNNKGKVVLVNFWATWCPPCRAEIPELVELRKKFSDDELVMIGVSVDAEPGAVTKFLADGNEFNYPVYFADQDVSSFFRIQSIPRTMLYDGNGKRVFDKEGSYPGAMFENYIKKLLKDR encoded by the coding sequence ATGAAATTTTTCAATAAGACCAGTGTGATAATGGCCCTTATGCTTCTCTTTGTTGTCGGTTGCAACAAGGCGGAGACTGCGCAGAAGGGTGTAGAAAATATAAATGCTCAGGCTGTTCAGGACCTGATCAGCAACAATAAAGGCAAGGTTGTGCTTGTAAACTTCTGGGCTACATGGTGTCCTCCCTGCCGCGCTGAGATTCCTGAGCTAGTAGAGCTGCGTAAAAAATTCTCTGATGATGAGCTGGTGATGATCGGTGTTTCTGTTGACGCAGAACCCGGCGCGGTGACTAAATTTCTGGCTGACGGCAATGAGTTTAACTATCCGGTTTATTTTGCAGATCAGGATGTAAGCAGCTTTTTCAGAATTCAGTCTATCCCCAGAACCATGCTCTACGATGGCAACGGGAAGCGTGTTTTTGATAAAGAAGGAAGCTATCCCGGAGCGATGTTTGAAAATTATATTAAAAAGCTTTTGAAGGATCGGTAG
- the wecB gene encoding non-hydrolyzing UDP-N-acetylglucosamine 2-epimerase — translation MKKVFLVAGARPNLMKVAPIFRASRGLDSVQCEMVYTGQHYDRQMSQVFFEDLDIAEPRFNMGKSTGTHAEQTGAIMVAFEKMCMDEKPDLVVVVGDVNSTLACSVTARKLHIPVAHVEAGLRSGDMDMPEEINRMVTDSISNLFFTTENHGRENLLREGKRADDIFHVGNVMIDNLFYNVGRLGPEVVADYECRKLKERIGRYGFMTLHRPSNVDYKDVLEGIVAALNKISEDLPLLFPIHPRTEKMMKEFGISFSENVHTFPPLSFRESLYLWKDAQVVVTDSGGLQEETTALGVPCVTVRENTERPVTIEQGTNALAGVSGDKILCEVEKALKKTGNPAPKIEGWDGHAAERIWDVLIKYLS, via the coding sequence ATGAAAAAAGTATTTCTTGTTGCGGGAGCACGTCCAAATTTGATGAAGGTAGCTCCCATTTTCAGGGCCTCGCGCGGTCTTGATTCCGTTCAGTGCGAGATGGTCTATACTGGTCAGCATTATGACCGCCAGATGTCGCAGGTCTTTTTTGAAGATCTGGACATTGCCGAACCCAGATTTAATATGGGCAAATCCACCGGGACTCATGCCGAGCAGACCGGAGCGATCATGGTCGCTTTTGAGAAGATGTGTATGGATGAGAAGCCTGATCTTGTCGTTGTTGTCGGGGATGTTAATTCCACTCTGGCTTGTTCAGTTACTGCCCGCAAGCTGCATATTCCGGTTGCGCATGTTGAAGCAGGACTGCGCAGCGGTGATATGGATATGCCCGAAGAGATTAACCGGATGGTGACGGATTCGATCAGTAATCTGTTTTTCACCACTGAGAATCATGGTCGCGAAAATCTGCTGCGTGAAGGCAAAAGAGCAGATGATATTTTTCATGTCGGCAATGTTATGATTGATAACCTTTTCTACAATGTCGGCAGGCTGGGGCCTGAGGTTGTAGCTGATTATGAATGCCGTAAGCTGAAAGAAAGAATCGGGCGGTATGGTTTTATGACCCTGCATCGCCCTTCGAACGTAGATTACAAGGACGTGCTTGAAGGCATCGTTGCAGCACTCAATAAAATATCAGAAGACTTGCCCCTGCTGTTTCCTATTCATCCGCGCACTGAAAAGATGATGAAGGAGTTCGGAATTTCATTCTCCGAGAATGTGCATACTTTTCCTCCTCTTTCATTTCGAGAATCACTTTATCTCTGGAAAGATGCGCAGGTTGTGGTTACCGACAGCGGCGGCTTGCAGGAAGAGACTACGGCTCTTGGCGTGCCCTGCGTTACAGTGCGCGAAAATACAGAGCGTCCGGTTACCATTGAGCAGGGCACGAATGCGCTTGCCGGTGTGTCCGGCGATAAAATTTTGTGCGAAGTTGAAAAAGCTCTTAAAAAAACCGGAAATCCTGCTCCAAAGATTGAGGGCTGGGACGGCCATGCGGCTGAACGCATCTGGGATGTATTGATTAAGTATTTGAGCTGA
- a CDS encoding ArnT family glycosyltransferase — MIRTSDQNSFSEKTSEPLLVAGIFIFAIVVRLISLEYIEIGGDSLCVWENTVNLVNAGHYFEWNHHTMRWAINMPLYLILELFGTSSLNYYILPICYSALSAVLAYYVGKQLKGRRFGLFVAVLLVLYPKMTTMGSQLWPGLYEMTYLLGCTLALLIWRKNGGWQLLALAGVLAGCAWGSRLTSIYYGPGILALLVLGKRKFKPVFIFSAFFFLVLGLEWYYFYSDSGNILGRFGIITQTHVAQDELLVSTGQYLLNFLKMVKFRGLLPVVLAAAGVGIWLVRRGGDDEKCIAILFLGGLFFNVYMISSFSPLKLAAPVGSRYLTAAAPYMVIILLLGLDLWREKSPRAAAFFKWGLIIAFAAFTLKEVPAQHTLSRLQEDISNARTVSDSNIPVLMRYTAWTPNGIEKTVMELFGVEKQGRLKINEDTKMLKNARRMRIMLFGQSTDKEYKPESIDGYYYLYKGDRKSLAEFPLVGVSDYSRKGHKLVIVPAESLPQEILRGEK; from the coding sequence ATGATTCGTACTTCAGATCAGAATAGTTTTTCAGAAAAAACTTCAGAACCATTGCTTGTTGCTGGAATTTTCATTTTTGCGATTGTTGTAAGGCTTATCTCGCTGGAATACATTGAGATAGGCGGGGACTCATTATGTGTATGGGAAAATACCGTCAATCTGGTCAATGCCGGACACTACTTCGAATGGAATCATCATACCATGCGTTGGGCTATCAACATGCCCTTGTATTTAATACTTGAATTATTCGGTACTTCTTCCCTTAATTATTATATTTTGCCCATCTGTTATTCAGCTTTATCGGCCGTACTCGCTTATTATGTTGGTAAACAGCTTAAAGGGAGGCGGTTTGGACTCTTTGTTGCTGTGCTGCTGGTCCTTTATCCAAAGATGACCACAATGGGCAGTCAGCTATGGCCCGGTCTCTATGAAATGACCTATTTGCTGGGCTGTACTCTTGCTTTGCTTATCTGGCGGAAAAATGGAGGCTGGCAGCTTCTTGCTCTGGCCGGTGTTTTGGCCGGGTGCGCTTGGGGGTCACGTCTTACAAGCATATATTATGGACCGGGAATTCTGGCTCTTCTGGTGCTGGGGAAAAGAAAATTCAAGCCTGTCTTTATTTTTTCCGCATTTTTCTTTTTGGTTCTCGGGCTGGAATGGTATTATTTCTATAGCGACAGTGGAAATATACTTGGCCGTTTCGGTATTATCACCCAGACTCATGTGGCACAGGATGAACTTCTGGTCAGCACCGGACAATATCTGCTTAATTTTTTGAAAATGGTTAAGTTCAGGGGGCTTCTGCCGGTGGTGCTTGCTGCTGCAGGTGTTGGAATCTGGCTGGTCCGGCGGGGCGGTGACGATGAAAAGTGTATCGCCATTTTGTTTTTGGGAGGACTGTTTTTTAATGTATATATGATATCCAGCTTTTCGCCGCTTAAACTGGCTGCCCCTGTTGGCAGCAGGTATCTAACAGCTGCTGCTCCCTATATGGTGATAATACTGCTGCTCGGCCTTGACCTCTGGCGGGAGAAATCTCCGAGAGCTGCCGCCTTTTTTAAATGGGGGCTTATTATTGCCTTTGCAGCATTCACACTTAAGGAAGTTCCTGCTCAGCATACTCTTTCTCGTTTGCAGGAGGATATAAGCAACGCGCGTACAGTCTCTGATAGTAATATTCCGGTACTCATGCGCTACACTGCATGGACACCGAACGGAATAGAAAAGACTGTTATGGAATTGTTCGGCGTTGAAAAGCAGGGGCGGTTGAAGATAAATGAAGATACGAAAATGCTTAAGAATGCGCGCAGAATGAGGATAATGCTTTTTGGACAATCTACTGATAAAGAGTACAAACCTGAATCCATAGACGGTTACTATTATTTATACAAAGGTGATCGCAAATCGCTGGCGGAATTTCCTTTGGTCGGAGTTTCTGACTATAGCCGTAAAGGGCATAAGCTGGTGATTGTTCCCGCCGAGTCTTTGCCGCAAGAAATACTTCGAGGTGAAAAATAG
- the radA gene encoding DNA repair protein RadA, which yields MKTRDVFVCSNCGAQALKWQGQCPRCGEWNTLQEKVVVRKKGGISHVPAGTLAVALQDIPIEHTEARSTGFKPLDVVLGKGFVPGGAVLLGGEPGIGKSTLLLQLAAAQAQMGNQAVYFSGEESLAQIRGRAERLGLLDSGLLAVASTNGEEALALLEGPEKPALIIIDSVQTLTSPRADGIPGSVSQVRAVSSELVEAAKKTSTTLVLVGHVTKDGQIAGPKLLEHMVDTVLYLEGDRKHMMRIMRVLKNRFGPSDELVVFSMRESGMEIVEDPSTLFLGDRDDSCSGAAVVMAMDGHKPFAVEVQALASRTVLSIPRRTALGFDTNRLNLILAVLEKRLNLNLGQLDIYAKIGGGLAMRDPGLDLGVVASVLSSFYDRPLQPGAVFWGEVDLNGRIRPASGGETRMKQAQRLGYGPIYHSESCRTLDELQAKLFGPE from the coding sequence ATGAAGACCAGAGATGTGTTTGTCTGTTCCAATTGTGGTGCTCAGGCTTTGAAATGGCAGGGGCAGTGCCCGCGTTGCGGGGAATGGAATACTTTGCAGGAAAAGGTTGTGGTTCGCAAAAAGGGCGGCATCAGCCATGTTCCAGCTGGAACTCTCGCTGTGGCTTTGCAGGATATTCCAATCGAACATACCGAGGCCCGTTCTACAGGGTTCAAGCCGCTTGATGTTGTGCTTGGCAAAGGGTTTGTTCCGGGCGGGGCGGTTTTGCTGGGCGGTGAGCCGGGGATCGGCAAATCCACATTGCTGCTGCAACTTGCCGCTGCGCAGGCGCAGATGGGCAATCAGGCTGTATATTTTTCTGGAGAGGAGTCGCTCGCACAGATCAGAGGCCGTGCTGAAAGGCTGGGGCTGCTTGATTCGGGACTGCTGGCGGTCGCTTCGACTAACGGAGAGGAAGCCCTTGCGCTGCTTGAAGGGCCTGAGAAGCCTGCCTTGATTATTATTGATTCGGTGCAGACACTGACCTCTCCACGTGCGGACGGGATTCCGGGTAGCGTCAGTCAGGTGCGTGCTGTTTCATCAGAACTTGTTGAAGCAGCCAAGAAGACCAGTACAACTCTGGTGCTTGTAGGGCATGTGACTAAAGACGGGCAGATTGCCGGACCTAAGCTGCTTGAACATATGGTTGATACTGTTCTGTACCTTGAAGGCGACCGCAAGCACATGATGCGTATCATGCGGGTGCTTAAAAACAGATTTGGTCCGAGTGATGAGCTGGTGGTCTTTTCCATGCGTGAATCAGGCATGGAGATAGTTGAAGATCCGTCTACGCTTTTTCTGGGCGACCGCGACGATTCCTGTTCCGGAGCTGCGGTAGTCATGGCTATGGACGGGCATAAACCCTTTGCCGTAGAGGTGCAGGCCCTTGCCAGCCGCACGGTACTTTCCATTCCCAGACGTACCGCGCTGGGGTTTGATACAAACAGGCTTAACTTGATTCTTGCGGTTCTCGAAAAAAGGCTGAACCTTAATCTCGGGCAGCTTGATATTTACGCCAAAATTGGTGGTGGACTGGCTATGCGTGACCCGGGCCTTGATCTCGGGGTGGTCGCTTCTGTGCTTTCATCTTTTTATGACCGCCCATTGCAGCCCGGAGCTGTTTTCTGGGGAGAGGTTGATCTTAATGGGCGTATTCGTCCTGCGTCAGGCGGGGAAACACGAATGAAGCAGGCTCAGCGGCTTGGCTACGGGCCTATTTATCATTCTGAAAGCTGCCGTACTCTGGATGAATTGCAAGCCAAATTATTCGGCCCTGAGTAG
- a CDS encoding 3-oxoacyl-ACP synthase III family protein, with protein MTNFINKIEFYLPENTVDCYELAESKPHWHVQNSLPKTGVRNLHHAEKDETTLQMAYKSASKLLEDISEDEMPDTLIVCTQTPDNLLPHVSACLQHELGLPSTTKCFDISLGCSGYSYGLSIAYGYMAAGIADKVLFVTVDNYSKLIDPENKTSYIIFSDGTAATLLEKPAKPPVFLFGTDGSRCKSIICHNSGIGPMTGKDAGSPIKNPDFQMDGYNVFQFTVKTIPQEIEKLAANAGTTMDDIDLFVFHQASRKVLETIGKKLKIPDEKLIIDLHDVGNTTSSSIPIAMKRAEESGKLRRGDKVMLFGFGIGLSWSGVVLEY; from the coding sequence ATGACTAATTTCATTAATAAAATAGAGTTCTATCTTCCGGAAAATACTGTAGACTGCTATGAACTTGCTGAAAGCAAGCCCCACTGGCACGTACAGAACTCACTTCCTAAAACAGGAGTGCGGAATCTGCATCATGCAGAAAAAGACGAAACCACCTTGCAGATGGCCTATAAATCTGCTTCAAAACTTCTTGAAGATATTTCTGAAGACGAAATGCCTGACACGCTTATCGTCTGCACTCAGACACCGGATAATTTACTTCCTCATGTGTCTGCGTGCCTGCAGCATGAGCTTGGGTTGCCATCCACCACCAAGTGTTTTGACATCAGCCTCGGATGCAGTGGGTACAGCTACGGCCTGTCCATTGCGTACGGATACATGGCTGCGGGAATAGCTGACAAAGTTCTTTTCGTTACCGTGGATAATTACTCCAAGTTGATAGACCCCGAAAACAAGACCTCGTACATAATTTTTTCCGACGGAACAGCCGCAACATTGCTGGAAAAACCGGCCAAACCTCCTGTGTTTCTTTTCGGAACTGACGGAAGCCGCTGTAAATCCATCATCTGTCATAACTCAGGGATCGGACCAATGACCGGGAAAGATGCCGGCAGCCCCATTAAGAACCCCGACTTCCAGATGGACGGCTATAATGTATTTCAATTCACGGTAAAAACAATACCGCAGGAAATCGAAAAACTCGCCGCCAACGCCGGAACTACGATGGATGATATTGATTTATTTGTATTTCATCAAGCTAGCCGCAAGGTTCTTGAAACCATCGGTAAAAAGCTGAAAATTCCCGACGAGAAACTTATCATAGACCTTCATGATGTCGGCAATACGACTTCATCCTCTATCCCCATAGCAATGAAACGGGCCGAAGAGAGTGGCAAACTGAGACGAGGAGACAAAGTAATGCTGTTCGGCTTTGGAATCGGGCTTAGCTGGTCCGGAGTCGTTTTAGAATATTAG
- a CDS encoding GtrA family protein, translated as MLSKSRFLRFCCIGGLGFIIDTGITYGLVWIGMSSLTARIPAILVALTICYHYHHGFTFRKTGKAPWKGWYKFALSNAAGSLINYGAYAAVLFFYPSAPLIIPLIAGSGVAMVANYIMSACYVFR; from the coding sequence GTGTTAAGTAAAAGCAGGTTTTTGCGCTTTTGCTGCATAGGCGGTCTGGGCTTTATCATTGATACCGGCATTACTTACGGGCTGGTCTGGATAGGCATGTCATCACTTACCGCGAGGATTCCGGCAATTCTGGTGGCCTTGACCATCTGCTATCACTACCATCACGGGTTCACTTTCCGCAAAACAGGTAAGGCTCCGTGGAAGGGGTGGTATAAATTTGCACTTTCAAACGCCGCAGGCAGCTTAATCAATTACGGGGCTTACGCCGCAGTTCTTTTCTTTTACCCTTCCGCGCCGTTGATAATTCCGCTGATTGCCGGTTCAGGGGTAGCAATGGTGGCAAATTACATAATGTCAGCTTGTTACGTGTTTCGCTAA